In Corylus avellana chromosome ca2, CavTom2PMs-1.0, the following proteins share a genomic window:
- the LOC132171478 gene encoding receptor-like protein EIX2, whose product MVISSHIFMSTLHHLILIFFISLLGTSSYLQLIKPVSCTKSPIFKCSEVERKALLSFKYNLTDPSGRLSSWVGEDCCNWLGVGCDNNTGNVVKLDLRNPSWFDGFDQYNKSCLGGGNNLIGKIPNSFANLCNLQALQLRGNNINGGITEFVDGLSQCSNSSSEDGNLPSMQEIDLSFNQLNGTIPESIGKLSMLVSLNLNDNQMSGTIPESIGKLSMLVSLNLAHNQMSGTIPESIGKLSMLVSLNLADNQMSGTIPESIGKLSMLVSLNLADNQMSGTIPESIGKLSMLVSLNLAHNQMSGTIPESIGKLSMLVSLNLADNQMSGTIPESIGKLSMLVSLNLADNQMSGTIPESIGKLSMLVSLKLGGENSWEGGKNSWEGVLTEAHFLNLTRLKSLSLYMESSANWKLVLNAKQDWVPPFKLIDLQLRYVRIGPTFPTWLTTQNELNLLLLENAGISDTIPHGLWKSCPNITFWSLSNNKLRGQVPYFEFQPSAYYIDLSFNNLEGPLPLFHSNLRHIHLDNNMFSGPIPKNIGQLLPNLDWLDLSSNSITGRIPHSFGMLKNLSFLILRNNSVSGKLPPLLWKDLQRLLILDLAENNISGNVPSSMQYLRSLEVLSLSQNHLDGEFPSFFRNYSNLQSLDLGRNKFFGKLPTWLGESLPHLLRLRLRSNFFQGDIPQQLCLLSHLQILDLAHNDFSGVIPKCLGSLRSNEHEGYYVDYDYEMLLVSKGIEYGYGQTFFNLVYSIDLSSNNLSGEIPDNITSISELVIMNLSMNHLIGRIPNKIGNLQMLQSLDLSMNELYGPIPQSLSSLNFLSRLNLSFNNLSGKIPNGDQLQTLNDASIYEGNSLLCGLPLSTKCLEDETKHMVPPNGGNRVANENGSAGINSFSFYVSMMAGFIVGFWGVCSTLIIKTSWRQAYFRSFDNLKDKIVVFVMVKIVCLLRKESERN is encoded by the exons ATGGTTATTAGCAGCCATATCTTTATGTCCACTCTTCATCATCTCATCCTcatttttttcatctctctGCTTGGAACTTCATCGTACCTACAACTTATTAAACCCGTTTCATGTACCAAAAGCCCTATTTTCAAATGCTCAGAGGTGGAGAGGAAAGCACTTCTTAGCTTTAAATACAATCTCACAGATCCATCGGGTCGTCTCTCTTCTTGGGTTGGTGAGGATTGCTGCAACTGGCTAGGCGTTGGATGTGATAACAACACAGGAAATGTCGTCAAGCTTGACCTCAGGAACCCATCGTGGTTTGATGGTTTTGATCAATATAACAAGTCGTGTCTGGGGG GTGGCAACAATTTAATTGGAAAGATTCCGAATTCATTTGCCAACCTTTGCAATTTGCAAGCATTACAGCTGAGGGGGAACAATATAAATGGGGGGATAACTGAGTTTGTGGATGGCTTGTCTCAATGTTCCAACAGTAGCTCTGAAGATGGGAACTTACCGTCAATGCAAGAAATTGACCTCTCTTTTAATCAATTGAACGGAACCATTCCAGAAAGCATTGGGAAACTGTCAATGCTTGTTTCATTGAATCTTAATGATAATCAAATGAGCGGAACCATTCCAGAAAGCATTGGGAAACTGTCAATGCTTGTTTCATTGAATCTTGCTCATAATCAAATGAGCGGAACCATTCCAGAAAGCATTGGGAAACTGTCAATGCTTGTTTCATTGAATCTTGCTGATAATCAAATGAGCGGAACCATTCCAGAAAGCATTGGGAAACTGTCAATGCTTGTTTCATTGAATCTTGCTGATAATCAAATGAGCGGAACCATTCCAGAAAGCATTGGGAAACTGTCAATGCTTGTTTCATTGAATCTTGCTCATAATCAAATGAGCGGAACCATTCCAGAAAGCATTGGGAAACTGTCAATGCTTGTTTCATTGAATCTTGCTGATAATCAAATGAGCGGAACCATTCCAGAAAGCATTGGGAAACTGTCAATGCTTGTTTCATTGAATCTTGCTGATAATCAAATGAGCGGAACCATTCCAGAAAGCATTGGGAAACTGTCAATGCTTGTTTCATTGAAGCTTGGCGGTGAGAATTCTTGGGAAGGAGGTAAGAATTCTTGGGAAGGTGTCCTAACTGAAGCTCATTTTCTAAATCTCACCCGGTTAAAATCTCTTTCGTTGTATATGGAATCTTCTGCAAATTGGAAGTTGGTTTTAAATGCCAAACAGGACTGGGTTCCTCCTTTTAAGCTAATAGACCTTCAATTACGATACGTGCGGATCGGCCCAACCTTTCCAACTTGGCTTACAACCCAAAATGAACTCAATCTTCTTTTGCTCGAGAATGCTGGCATTTCAGACACCATTCCACATGGCCTTTGGAAGTCTTGCCCAAATATCACTTTTTGGAGTCTATCCAATAATAAACTACGGGGCCAGGTACCGTACTTTGAATTTCAACCTTCGGCATATTATATTGATTTGAGTTTCAACAACTTAGAGGGTCCACTTCCACTTTTTCATAGTAATTTACGTCACATACATCTCGATAATAATATGTTTTCTGGACCTATTCCAAAAAACATAGGTCAGTTATTGCCCAATTTGGACTGGTTGGACCtctcttcaaattcaattactGGCAGAATTCCCCATTCTTTTGGAATGCTAAAGAACTTAAGCtttcttattttgagaaataattCTGTGTCTGGGAAACTCCCCCCTCTTCTTTGGAAGGATTTACAACGGTTATTAATATTGGACTTAGCAGAGAACAATATATCCGGCAATGTTCCAAGTTCAATGCAATATTTGAGATCACTGGAGGTATTATCATTAAGCCAAAATCATCTTGATGGAGagtttccttctttctttagaAACTATAGCAACTTGCAAAGCCTTGATCTTGGAAGAAACAAATTCTTCGGAAAACTTCCAACATGGTTAGGAGAAAGTCTACCACATTTATTGAGGTTAAGACTAAGGTCCAACTTTTTTCAGGGGGACATACCTCAACAACTCTGCCTTCTTTCACATCTTCAAATCCTGGACCTTGCACACAATGATTTTTCAGGAGTAATCCCTAAATGTTTAGGAAGCTTGCGTAGTAATGAGCATGAAGGTTACTACGTGGACTATGATTACGAAATGTTGTTGGTTTCTAAAGGAATAGAATATGGATATGGTCaaactttttttaatcttgTATATTCTATAGACCTTTCGAGTAACAATTTATCAGGAGAAATACCTGATAATATAACAAGCATATCAGAATTGGTCATCATGAATTTATCAATGAATCATCTCATTGGAAGAATTCCTAATAAAATTGGGAATTTACAAATGTTACAATCACTTGATCTCTCGATGAATGAGCTTTATGGCCCTATCCCTCAAAGTTTGTCTTCGTTGAATTTCTTAAGTCGCTTGAATTTGTCATTCAACAACTTGTCTGGTAAAATTCCAAATGGGGATCAACTTCAAACACTTAATGACGCTTCTATCTACGAAGGTAACTCTTTACTCTGTGGGCTTCCTCTTTCAACCAAGTGTTTAGAAGATGAAACTAAACATATGGTACCACCAAATGGTGGTAACAGAGTAGCCAACGAAAATGGAAGTGCTGGCATTAATTCATTCTCATTCTACGTTAGCATGATGGCTGGGTTTATTGTTGGATTTTGGGGAGTTTGTAGCACActgattatcaaaacatcatgGAGACAAGCTTACTTTCGCagctttgataatttgaaagacaAGATTGTTGTGTTcgttatggtcaaaattgtATGCTTACTAAGGAAGGAGTCGGAGAGAAATTGA